ACGAGGAATCCAATGATGAAAACAGTTCGAAATTTAGACgcacggtttaaaagataaaacgttttgaataaacgaatcTACGAAAAAAGTGAAAACTTTCAGGTTGTGACAAGTGACGCGCTGCATGTAcgtcacttgtcgcaacctgggaaAGCGAAGTGTTCTTTGCAAGCAACGAGTACTCAATTAGTGATTTCGGTCTGTTTCGGTCTTCCGGGCATTAAAGCGTGGAATTGGAGGCCTCCTGTTCCCTATAGAAATCAAAACAAAAAGTGTTCATCGCCTAAATTGAGGGAGAGACCCAAACTTGTTTTCTAGGTTGTACTCCGCCCTCCTCGCGATGGCCAGCGACGGATCCTCTTGGAGTGAAACTGGAACTCGGTGAGATTTCCTCCCCTTCACCTCCCTGCCCGTTTATTTTCTTCTATCTATACTACTGTAGTTTGTGAACTGGCTCAATCAACAGTGAGATAGTACGCCCAAGCCTCAAGTTTAATTTCGCTACAATCCCAGCCCAGTCTCAGGGACGCGCTCTTTgggtgtctctctctctcttttgtgTTGAAACCTATTGTTGGCGGTGAGGCAGTCTGTTACTAGGTGTTTATTTTGATACTTTGGTTGTAGTTTATCCAGGATCCGGTTGTCAACCACAACCAGTTGGCTGTGGCCTGCCGCCCAGGTGTGTGCCTGGGTTGTTTCTTCTGAATCTCAACCTCCACCTAAACTGAATCATGGATTATCCGCTGACTAATCACAGGACATAGAAATAATCACTGATTCCTCGTACATTGAAGATTGTTATTTGATAACTGTTTTTTCTTCATAAGGACTTCCAAGCCTCCAATTTAGTCACAATAGAAATTGACTAAAGCACGGATGGTGATGCATGCTGAAACAGTCGATTCATAATCTCATATGATGGATACTGATTTTCAGAAAACACTGTGTTGATATGTTTCTTTACGCCAACACAATACCTTTTATTGAAGCTATGCGATCTGTCTTTCGTAGGTCATAATGCAGATTAGCTCAGTTGCTATGCATAGTGAACCCCACATCATCTGTACTTCTAGAACCTGGTTTTAGTATTATACCCATACACGAATACTATAATCAGAGGTTCATTTGTGAATAAAGCAAGGTGTATTACATGAACTTTTTCCTGTATCCAAGTAAAGAGTGCTTATAGTTTATTACTGCAAGTTCAATTTAGTTGCGAATCAGTGTATTGCATCCTGCCCCTTGTATTTGGTACATGTGTAGATTACATTATTAACCATGTTTTGCTGACCGCATTCTGATATTTTTATATCTAGGAAGCATAAACTTGGAAGATTGTATCCACTCGATTTTCAAGGTAGTATAGAATTTGCAAGAAAACAAGATCAAGAACGAGCTCAACTATTCCAAGCACGAGGATATTGGCCACTTGACTATCAAGCTAATACACGATATGCAGATAAACAAGCTGAAAAACAAACACAATCAGTTGAAGCGCGAGGGCAACATACTTATGCTTCTAAAAAGGAAGAAGCTGCTGCAAATGCGAAACGATGGCTGAGCGAGGAGGCGATGGTGGCTTTCAGAAGATACATTGAGAGCAAAGATGAACTTAAGGTTCTCCATTTCTGCTCTAAATCATTTTTATTGTTGGCACTGTGGAGAAGTATGACTAACACTTGTTTCATCTTAGGGACTTGATTATGAATTTGACGAGCTTGTCCATCAATGTTTCCATGTGGAGCATTATTTGAAGACGTTTTATCACTTCAACTTTACTGTCAAGACAAAGAAGCCTGGCTCAGCTGATTGGACATCGGCTATGTACTTCGCTCAGGTCAAATTGATATGCATGATAAAACGCTATGTCTGTTATCCTTTGGAGCAAGATCAATATGGTATGCAAAATTTTCACCTTATGACTTGTAGTGGACCTAAAAAGATTCTAACTTTGTGATTTACTTTGGCAGGTGAATGTTATGCATGTGAGAACCACGGAATGGGTGAATTGAGGCACCCATTAGAAGGGATATACGATATGGGCAGGGAAGATATACAGTTTCCCTTCTATTATCAGGACAGTGACTCTGATGAATTCGATGCAACAACGGGAGGGAGTGAATCCTCTGATGAGGATATGAGCTGATGGCCTTGTCCTTTATTCTACAGTATAAGTTAAATTTGGCTCTTGTATGCTCTTGATCCACTGAATCAAGTCAAATTGCTAGTTGATATGAGAATGCCAATGTAAAATGTACTAGTAGATAGTACTCCATCTGAAAAAATGTCGAGTAGCAGCGCAGCAATGGTTTGTCAGAGTTTACCCCTAGCTCCAGCAGCAGCATCCATGGCTGGCTGGGATCTATTTTTGGGGGAGTTTTATTTAGAGAGGCTGGGTGGGGCATGGGAGGTGCTATTATGTGCTGCCGGTTCAAATGTCACACTGCTATTTGCTTTGATTCTACTTACTGGTTTACTCTGCTTAATTTCCTGCTTTCACAGTTGGTTAATTGCAGGTTTTTATTTGCTAGTAGTTCTAAATTTGTTCTGTTTTGACATTCCGCTCCTGCAGTGACATATGGCAGGAGCAATTGCTGTCCCATTCTCATCGCTGGGGCACTTCCATCCACGTTCACCACTTGAGGTCCTGGTTGTGGTGGGTATACTCAAGCTGGTAATGGATGAGTATACCGCGCTTGTCATCTTGTACACCCGACCATCTTCAAAATTATGACGGAGGGGGCTTGCAGCTCCATCGGCCAGAGAATATCATTCACCTGCGCCACATCCCACTGGCCCGTCCCAGGGTCGATCAACTCCGCCGCCTTACATATCCCCTTCGCGATGCTCCTCTATGCATGCGGTTCGATGCTCCAAGCTGAATTGGGCCCTGTTTGTTTGGGCTTCAGACAAAATCAGCTACAGTTCGCTGTGCGACAAAAGCTAATTCAAGGCGAAGTACATAGATTTTGACATAATAATCGCCGATATGATGATTTTGGCCAAAAAGGTCATTCCATATTTGGAGGCTGTGAGGCGTTGGGCCGGATGCCACTTTCACCTTCCTCCTCGTCCTTTATTCTATGCTCATCTCCTCTTGATCTATTGATTTTGAAGTCAGAATTCTAGTTGATTTGACAATGACAATGTAGGTTCCAAAGTGTCGCAAAGCTAATCTTCTCCAGATCCAAGCAGCCATATTATCACCAAAGGCGCCAAACCTTTGCAACCTAACATAAAAATCAAGTACAGTCTGCACTCGGATACAAGTGCTAGTTGATATGAGAATGGGACAGATCAACTAGCAGCAATGTCTGTCATTCTCAAATTGCTAGTTGATATGAGAATGGGACCTCAAGTGGTGACAAACGTGGATGGAAGTGCCAAAGGCGCCAAACATGTGCAACATACTTCCTCCGATTCCTAAATAGTACTCCCTTcatccggaaatacttgtcatcaaaataaataaaatggaatgtatctagatgtattttagttctaaagACATCTTTTTctgtccattttgatgacaagtattttcggacggagggagtacaagtctttggagagatttcactaatctatactctaaaatgtatctatatacattcgtatgtgGTCTATAGTGTAATCTCTGCAAAGacttaatactccctccgttctaaaattcttgtcttagatttgtctagatacccGTATCTAGACAAAATTATTGttttagatttgtctagatacccGTATCTAGACAAAATtattgtcttagatttgtctagatacccGGAGGGAGTACAACTCAAGCAGTCTGCACTCGGATACAAAACGCCAGCCACACAATTGCAATCTTATTGGAACAAAAGGAAGCAGATGAACGATCGTATACTACGTTGTTTAAGGTTATTTCTGTCCAAGAGAAATGTTCCAAGGTTGTTCCCTGAGCGGCTGAGCACAACCGTTTCTTCCAATGGAAAATCTGAACCTCCGTAACTTATCTTACATCGAAACAAAACACTGTGCTACAAAGCCATTCTCTGCATAACTGCGAACCAATATTAAATTCAGAAAGAGCTATGCATCACACACAAGCAGATGGCTGGTGCAAGAAAACAACACACTAAATTGAGAGGTATTATCAGTATGCccaaaatccagccatgttggtaACATAAACAGACAAAACAGTCAAGGCAATACAACACACAGCAAAGCTGCATCTCCCTCCATCTTGGTACAAGACCTATATGAGCTGCATCAAACAAGCACGCGCCACCACTCCACTTCCATGGGCTACGGGATACAATCCACCGAGAGCCAGAAGCTCGTTCGCACCCTTTATAGCCGGTATGCAAAGTATACGAGTATTCTTATATCTGAAGATAGAACTGTTCTGGCCATTTGGGGAAAGCTCGTTTGAACAAACTCATGCACACGGTATCATGCTGCTGGACGCTGCTGTTGAATATGCACTTCATGGAACCTGGGGGCAAGAATAGAAAGGGTTCAGACACAGAAAACCAGATCGAACTGCACCAATACATCGGCTGCGGGATCAGTCAAACATACCGTGAGTGCCGACAGTCTCCTTGATCCGGCCGCGTTTGCCATGTTTCGTCCACAGCTCGACAGGCTGCAAAAAACAATGGTGTGTGTTACTAGCAGTGAAGACAAAGTGATGGGATATATCGATACAACACCGAAACACTCACCTTGAACCATCTGACGTCTTCTGGGTGGTGGAACATGTACCGCACCATTGCTTTGAGTTTCGAGACTCTCTGGGGATACCTGCACAAGTTGTCAAATAGGACAGCATTGATTAGATGAAACCAAAACAAGAACCATTCAAGGGGTGAAATACTTTACGCATATCACAGTAGATCAAGTGGAAGCATCAGCGGTGCATGTATTCAAAATATGACCAGGAAGAACAACTTCCAAGAAAAATTCCAAGGCTGAATACTTTTTTTTCTCACATAATGTGTTGGGACAAGAAAACAGTTTCAGCCAAAACCATTTGAATCTGTGCTCTCCCATCTACAACTTGTTATTTTGGCTTTAATTTTTATTGATTACATTTCAATTTCCCTTCTTCCTATCCTGAGTTAAGTGTATGCATCAACTGAGAACGTTTTCATATGATCAATCTATGTCAATTTCATCCTGAGCATCCCAAGAAAAATTCCAAGATGGGCAGATTGCAATTGTTCAGTTCAGGTTGAAACAACAAAAAATACAAGATTGCAACCCTAGACAGATTAAGCAGCCCGCATCATCTGATATATCCCCTTTTGAACATTCTAAAGAACATGAACTTTGAAGAATTACCGAGCGAGGAACTTTGAAGAATTGCCGAGCTAGGCTAGGGCGCTAACCAGCCAGTTTCTGATCATTTTTTGGTCAACTAAAAAAATAGTATTCTATATTTTTCCTCAAAGAATGTGTTTGTTTATTCTTCTATAAAGCATAGTATTAGTATCTCAGTAAAATTAAGTACAAATGCACCTACTTCAGGTCCGCGTAGAACCTACTGTAACAGTTGGTTTAGCTCTATTATTCTATCCTCCAACCAAACAAAATTGCAAGATATGTTCCCATTTCTCCATAGATGAATCCCCTTCTACATATAGCACTAATGGTATAGATAAGAGTAGTTTCAGAAACCAATCGCCCAATATTTTGACTTCGAAAGAAACTAGGTCCACTTAAAAGGCCTTCATCATAGGAGAAAAACTGAAAGATACCTCCTGGTTCAAGCCTACATCAGCCCTCCACCCTCTAATAGAGGGGAGGGACTTGGAGCCAACTGGGGCACCGTGACTATGATGGGAACCAAATTTTGTATGAATGCAACTACATATAATTAATTCTAAAAATACAGAAATATAACATTCAATAATCAGTTCTACAAATGAAACTGTGTGGACACAAGTACATAATATGGTAGGAAAACAATGTACAAGTTGCAGGCATATTTGCCTTGTAAAATATGCTACCAAAACTTACCCAGTCAAAACAATTTTTTTGAGAATAATCTGGTCAGGATCCACACTTTTCAGTGTACCTACTGCAGCAATGACAGGTTGTTGCCCATCTATGTTCTTCAAAACAATCAGAGGAACGGGTGGAAAGGAAATTGGAGCATAGACGGAAGCAATAGAAAATCGCCCATGATGTAAAAATCTCTCCATCTTATGCTTATTGCAATTGATGTTGTCAGATGAAAATAGTGGCCTAGAGAAGGGTCAAAACAATCAGTAAGATACTTCTCTGGTTATACAGTGCAACGGCATATACCtatacaaaaaatgaaaaaaaaatctactccctccgatccatactAATTGTCAGAGGGAGTATATTATTCTCAATGGTATGGCTGAACTTTCATTACCTTGCCGTAAACTGCCGGAATCCAACATTGAAAATAAGAGGTTCCTTACTTCTGATAGGAGCTTCATAGGAGTCATGCTTTTTTATGCTGCAATAAATAGCAAGTGCCAATTAAAGCTCAGTGCAGGGGCATTCTAGCATTATGTATCCAGCAAACAAATACAAGTTTGGAAACCCAAGATAATGCACATAATGTGTACAATAAGACAACAGTCAACACAAAGCTAGTGGAGGTATACTGGCTTACTATTGTCAAGTTAGTATGAACGTCCTACACAAGACCACTTTAGTAGCCAAGGGAATCCTGAGGAATAACACAATTACTCCCGAACTTACACTAACCAAACATCCAAATTATATTGAATCGTCAATGAGTGCTTTGAATGAAACTATGTTACAGCCTGTTCACATGCACAGCATGCCAATATTCATATAAGCACGCACTAACAGGATCCATCAATAAAAATTAATACACAACTTAGTATATGCATACTTAAAGAAAATTGGACCACGTGAGTTTGTCAAGTAGATGAAAAAATGAATACCTGAAATGAAGAACTGAAATTTTCGACTCATGTTGAAGAAGACCAGAAACAACCACAGGTAATCTTCTTGATGGATGACAAAGTTTGGAGGCAACATCTGTAGGAACATTTTTCACGTGAAGCATAACATATGATCCTATTCGGGCACAATCCTTTGAGCTTTCTTCATCTAGCTCAGCCCTTTTAGCAAGCACGTGCTTTTGTGTTCGTGTAAACTTATCGAATGCAAATATTCTTGCATATTCAGGTGGCAAAGATTCCTGAGGTCAATAAAATGGGGAGAAACAACCACGTCACCTGACATACATAAAGTTTATATTAAATTTGCACTAGGCAGTAATAGCAAAATCATACGCACCTTAGGATCCCAGGATGATGTCCTAAATGATTTTAGacctctgtattttgcgaaacGTTTTCTTGCCGGGACATCTAAGGGTGTCTCCACCTCATCAGGAAATTCTGAAACATTATATAAGATATGCATGTCATATTT
Above is a genomic segment from Triticum urartu cultivar G1812 unplaced genomic scaffold, Tu2.1 TuUngrouped_contig_10345, whole genome shotgun sequence containing:
- the LOC125526512 gene encoding uncharacterized protein LOC125526512 isoform X2; the protein is MASDGSSWSETGTRKHKLGRLYPLDFQDKQAEKQTQSVEARGQHTYASKKEEAAANAKRWLSEEAMVAFRRYIESKDELKGLDYEFDELVHQCFHVEHYLKTFYHFNFTVKTKKPGSADWTSAMYFAQVKLICMIKRYVCYPLEQDQYGECYACENHGMGELRHPLEGIYDMGREDIQFPFYYQDSDSDEFDATTGGSESSDEDMS
- the LOC125526512 gene encoding uncharacterized protein LOC125526512 isoform X1, with translation MASDGSSWSETGTRKHKLGRLYPLDFQGSIEFARKQDQERAQLFQARGYWPLDYQANTRYADKQAEKQTQSVEARGQHTYASKKEEAAANAKRWLSEEAMVAFRRYIESKDELKGLDYEFDELVHQCFHVEHYLKTFYHFNFTVKTKKPGSADWTSAMYFAQVKLICMIKRYVCYPLEQDQYGECYACENHGMGELRHPLEGIYDMGREDIQFPFYYQDSDSDEFDATTGGSESSDEDMS
- the LOC125526511 gene encoding pre-rRNA-processing protein TSR1 homolog — translated: MHILYNVSEFPDEVETPLDVPARKRFAKYRGLKSFRTSSWDPKESLPPEYARIFAFDKFTRTQKHVLAKRAELDEESSKDCARIGSYVMLHVKNVPTDVASKLCHPSRRLPVVVSGLLQHESKISVLHFSIKKHDSYEAPIRSKEPLIFNVGFRQFTARPLFSSDNINCNKHKMERFLHHGRFSIASVYAPISFPPVPLIVLKNIDGQQPVIAAVGTLKSVDPDQIILKKIVLTGYPQRVSKLKAMVRYMFHHPEDVRWFKPVELWTKHGKRGRIKETVGTHGSMKCIFNSSVQQHDTVCMSLFKRAFPKWPEQFYLQI